A genomic segment from Verrucomicrobiia bacterium encodes:
- a CDS encoding SpoIIE family protein phosphatase translates to MVAPERSAEGNPDPLALLAAGATSRRIWVEHLEPVTLTAGAVLFREGDPADAMFLVASGELAVVLEVPGARRSEVRRLGPGQFLGEMALYRSEVRTATVEAVGTVSLWRLTTDALRRIEREHPELAITLHRRVAALLSERLRFSNVELKEPLARLAHALRGLADQDFAASAWDRPGVAAAAQRPDEVGAVAQAMSYLVGRLQTYIEELRTATAAREAIESELRIAGEIQRSLLPPDLKPSERQRVDFATFLRPAREAGGDLYDGFFLPDGRFLALVGDVSGKGVPAAVFMALAATALRTLAPKAPEPGDLLAQVNRLLCERNATMQFVTACAVLLDPGSGDLAWANAGHPPPALLTPQGDLEWLDGPCAAPLGVFEETKFPTHRRVLRPGATLVVYSDGVSEAMDAQGRLLGGEGIAACLSGIPFRHSSELVERLVAAVEAHQSETPQADDITLVALRRPTG, encoded by the coding sequence ATGGTGGCTCCCGAACGGTCCGCAGAGGGCAATCCGGACCCGCTGGCCTTGCTTGCGGCGGGTGCAACGAGCCGGCGGATCTGGGTGGAGCACCTGGAGCCGGTGACGCTGACGGCAGGCGCGGTGCTGTTCCGGGAGGGGGATCCGGCGGATGCGATGTTCCTGGTGGCATCCGGCGAACTGGCGGTGGTGCTGGAAGTGCCCGGTGCGCGCCGGTCGGAAGTGCGGCGGCTGGGTCCGGGGCAGTTCCTCGGGGAGATGGCACTCTACCGCTCGGAGGTGAGGACGGCGACGGTCGAGGCCGTCGGGACGGTCTCGCTGTGGCGGCTCACCACGGATGCGTTGCGGCGGATTGAACGAGAGCATCCGGAGCTCGCCATCACCCTGCACCGGCGGGTGGCGGCGTTGCTCTCGGAACGTCTGCGGTTCAGCAATGTCGAACTGAAGGAACCGCTGGCCCGTCTGGCGCACGCCCTGCGCGGGCTGGCCGACCAGGATTTTGCGGCGTCGGCCTGGGACCGCCCCGGGGTCGCGGCCGCCGCTCAACGTCCCGACGAGGTCGGTGCGGTGGCGCAGGCGATGAGCTATCTGGTGGGCCGGCTGCAGACCTACATCGAGGAACTGCGCACGGCGACCGCGGCACGTGAGGCGATCGAAAGCGAACTGCGCATCGCCGGCGAGATTCAGCGGAGCCTGCTGCCTCCCGACCTGAAGCCGTCCGAGCGCCAGCGCGTGGATTTCGCCACCTTTCTACGACCGGCCCGCGAGGCGGGAGGCGATCTGTACGACGGGTTCTTCCTGCCGGACGGACGGTTCCTCGCGCTGGTCGGCGATGTCTCCGGCAAGGGCGTCCCCGCAGCGGTCTTCATGGCGCTGGCGGCCACTGCCCTGCGAACCCTGGCCCCCAAGGCCCCCGAGCCCGGAGACCTCCTGGCGCAGGTGAACCGCCTGCTCTGCGAGCGTAATGCCACGATGCAGTTTGTGACCGCCTGCGCCGTCCTCCTCGATCCGGGCAGCGGCGACCTGGCCTGGGCGAACGCCGGACATCCCCCCCCGGCACTGTTGACGCCGCAGGGCGACCTGGAGTGGCTGGATGGCCCGTGCGCCGCCCCACTGGGCGTGTTTGAGGAAACAAAGTTCCCCACCCACCGCCGGGTGCTCCGTCCGGGGGCCACCTTGGTGGTGTATTCGGACGGCGTCTCCGAGGCGATGGACGCTCAAGGCCGGCTGTTGGGCGGTGAGGGGATCGCCGCCTGCCTTTCAGGCATCCCGTTCCGCCACAGCTCGGAACTCGTCGAACGGCTGGTGGCCGCCGTGGAGGCGCACCAGTCGGAGACCCCTCAGGCCGACGACATCACCCTCGTGGCGTTGCGACGTCCGACGGGATGA
- a CDS encoding ATP-binding protein has product MVGVPRTLVLSSELSALPRMAEAVQECGAAIGAPPADTHALELALEEIVTNVIRHGHHGRPDRSLSLRLEAPAADRIRAEVTDDAAAYNPLARAAVDTNQPAGERPVGGLGVHLVRRIMHVCMYERRGDRNVFTLERALRRAVGAPVALNLAVSRVGLSALIAPAGRLDGLSSPDMERQVRLLIASGVRSVDLDLAGLDYVSSAGLRVFLRVARELKAIGGVARFAALSRAADEVIRVAGLRDLLDIIPSDVATPRG; this is encoded by the coding sequence ATGGTTGGTGTTCCGCGGACCCTTGTCCTCTCCAGCGAGCTCTCGGCGCTGCCCCGCATGGCCGAGGCCGTTCAGGAATGTGGCGCCGCCATCGGGGCGCCGCCCGCAGACACCCACGCGCTGGAGCTTGCCCTGGAGGAGATCGTGACGAACGTCATCCGGCACGGCCACCACGGCCGTCCGGATCGCTCCCTGTCCCTCCGCCTGGAGGCGCCGGCGGCGGACCGGATCCGGGCGGAGGTGACCGACGACGCCGCGGCGTACAATCCCCTCGCGCGTGCGGCGGTGGACACGAACCAACCCGCCGGGGAGCGTCCGGTCGGGGGCCTGGGGGTCCACCTGGTGCGACGGATCATGCACGTCTGCATGTACGAGCGCCGCGGGGACCGGAACGTCTTCACCTTGGAGCGGGCGCTCCGTCGGGCCGTCGGCGCACCCGTGGCGTTGAACCTGGCCGTATCCCGGGTGGGCCTCTCCGCGTTGATTGCGCCTGCTGGCCGTCTTGACGGTCTGTCGAGTCCCGACATGGAACGTCAGGTGCGCCTCCTGATCGCTTCCGGCGTCCGCTCGGTGGACCTGGATCTCGCGGGACTCGACTACGTGAGCAGCGCCGGACTGCGGGTGTTCCTGCGGGTGGCCCGGGAGTTGAAGGCCATCGGAGGGGTTGCCCGGTTCGCGGCCCTCAGCCGGGCTGCCGACGAGGTGATTCGCGTTGCCGGACTGCGGGACCTTCTGGACATCATCCCGTCGGACGTCGCAACGCCACGAGGGTGA
- a CDS encoding ATP-binding cassette domain-containing protein: MLEVAAIRKTFHPDTVNEVRALQGVTLTVEAGSFVIVLGMNGSGKSTLLNAVAGSFLVDEGVIRIAGRDVTRWPEHRRARLIGRVFQNPFSGTAPTMSIAENFAMASRRGHSRGLGWALAPQLMRSLRDRIASLRMGLEDRLDNAIGSLSGGQRQALTLLMATWLKPELLLLDEHTAALDPKSADQVIALSDEVIRRDRLTTLMVTHSMQQAVSLGDRIVMMHRGRVLHDIRGAEKLRLRAEDLLDRFEEVRRREQLDESAAAMLNELYI; the protein is encoded by the coding sequence ATGCTCGAAGTTGCCGCCATCCGAAAGACGTTTCATCCCGACACGGTCAACGAGGTGCGCGCCCTGCAGGGCGTGACCCTCACCGTCGAGGCCGGCTCGTTTGTCATCGTGCTGGGCATGAACGGCTCCGGCAAATCCACGCTGCTCAATGCCGTGGCCGGCTCGTTCCTGGTGGACGAGGGCGTCATCCGGATTGCCGGCCGCGACGTGACCCGGTGGCCCGAGCACCGGCGGGCACGGCTCATCGGACGCGTGTTCCAGAATCCCTTCAGCGGCACCGCGCCGACCATGTCCATCGCCGAGAACTTTGCCATGGCGAGCCGTCGTGGACACTCCCGCGGCCTCGGCTGGGCGCTGGCGCCGCAGCTCATGCGGTCGTTGCGGGACCGGATCGCCTCGCTGCGGATGGGCCTGGAGGATCGTCTCGACAACGCCATCGGCTCGCTCTCGGGCGGGCAGCGTCAGGCGCTCACGTTGCTCATGGCGACCTGGCTGAAGCCGGAACTGCTGCTGCTTGACGAGCACACCGCCGCGCTGGATCCCAAGAGTGCCGACCAGGTGATCGCCCTGAGCGACGAGGTGATCCGACGGGATCGTCTCACCACCCTGATGGTCACCCATTCCATGCAGCAGGCGGTCAGCCTCGGTGATCGGATCGTCATGATGCATCGCGGGCGGGTGCTGCATGACATCCGGGGCGCGGAGAAGCTGCGGCTGCGCGCTGAAGACCTTCTCGACCGGTTTGAGGAAGTGCGCCGCCGCGAACAACTCGACGAAAGCGCCGCGGCCATGCTCAACGAGCTCTACATCTGA
- a CDS encoding ABC transporter permease, producing MTLLIGALTIGLILSLLALGVLVSFRIFSMPDITTDGSITLGAAIAAVLLVKGLSPVVATLAGALGGAVAGAVTGILHTRFRINSLLAGILVMTALYSVNLHVMGRSNVPLMQARTLATQGEQLGEFLFRGRTVNLLGWPVASADVALPLLALLGVALAGGAMFAFFRTQLGTAMRATGDNPQMIRALGSNVERNIVMGLALANGFVALSGALLAQYQGFADAQMGIGMVVWGLASVIIGEALTGARSLGLTLMGTVMGSVLFRLLVAIALRWGLNPNDLKLITALFVFAALVLPGGLRRFRRRPAPTLAAAAH from the coding sequence ATGACCCTGCTCATCGGCGCATTGACCATCGGCCTCATCCTGTCGCTGCTGGCCCTGGGTGTCCTGGTGTCGTTCCGCATCTTCTCCATGCCGGACATCACCACGGACGGCTCGATCACGCTCGGCGCCGCCATTGCCGCGGTGTTGCTGGTGAAAGGGTTGTCCCCGGTCGTCGCGACCCTCGCTGGCGCGTTGGGTGGCGCCGTGGCGGGGGCGGTCACCGGCATCCTCCACACCCGGTTCAGGATCAATTCGCTGCTGGCGGGCATCCTGGTCATGACGGCGCTCTACTCCGTCAACCTGCACGTCATGGGCCGCAGCAACGTGCCGCTCATGCAGGCCCGAACGCTGGCGACCCAGGGGGAACAGCTTGGGGAATTCCTGTTTCGCGGGCGGACTGTGAACCTCCTGGGATGGCCGGTGGCCTCGGCCGATGTCGCGCTGCCGCTGCTGGCCCTCCTTGGGGTCGCCCTGGCCGGTGGGGCCATGTTCGCCTTCTTCCGGACCCAGTTGGGCACGGCCATGCGCGCCACCGGCGACAACCCCCAGATGATCCGGGCACTGGGCTCCAATGTGGAACGTAACATTGTCATGGGCCTCGCGCTCGCCAACGGATTCGTGGCGCTTTCCGGCGCGCTGCTGGCCCAGTATCAGGGATTCGCCGACGCACAGATGGGGATCGGCATGGTGGTCTGGGGTCTGGCGAGCGTAATCATCGGGGAGGCGTTGACCGGTGCGCGCAGCCTGGGGCTCACCCTCATGGGCACCGTCATGGGGTCGGTCCTGTTCCGGTTGCTGGTCGCCATCGCACTGCGATGGGGATTGAACCCGAACGACCTCAAGCTGATCACCGCCCTCTTTGTCTTTGCCGCCCTCGTGCTCCCCGGAGGGCTCCGCCGCTTCCGTCGCCGGCCCGCGCCGACGCTGGCGGCGGCGGCCCATTGA
- a CDS encoding STAS domain-containing protein, with protein sequence MEISREFSGDVVVLRLNGRLDANWCHSVEAALTAAVRGGEHRLHLDMGGVSYISSAGLRVLLTFFKQLRAINGLFGVIRPSEAVRSVLELSGLQMLMAAGAAAIGVAEDHGMAHASPRARYEVFAAGAGAFRVETLGTPQMLQRGLEILPERSLRFGGHTVALGVGALGTRFEEGISRCGEFLAVAGVAAFQPADASSRPDYLLSEGALIPEGHLVLGLCGEGSFGTLIRFEAAPESRTVGLGELAGTALALSGAPAAVLVAISETAGLVGAALRQSPAPTAASSANRFGFPQIRDWLSFTGERAFRDSVSLMVGVIARPGSPFDPWLRPLGGDAAPLGHVHAAVFPYRPLRKGRLALTPSVTALFEGQSLQAVLHLLNDPRGFNGAGESECYRGAVWVAPILP encoded by the coding sequence ATGGAGATCTCCCGGGAATTCTCAGGCGATGTGGTCGTCCTGCGCCTCAACGGCCGGCTGGACGCGAACTGGTGTCATTCGGTGGAAGCGGCCCTGACCGCCGCGGTGCGGGGCGGGGAGCACCGGCTGCATCTCGACATGGGCGGCGTCAGCTACATCAGCTCGGCGGGGTTGCGTGTCCTGCTGACCTTTTTCAAGCAGCTCCGCGCCATCAACGGACTCTTCGGGGTCATCCGTCCGTCCGAGGCGGTTCGTTCCGTTTTGGAGCTTTCCGGACTGCAGATGCTCATGGCCGCCGGGGCCGCCGCCATCGGGGTTGCCGAGGATCATGGCATGGCCCATGCCTCCCCCCGGGCGCGGTATGAAGTCTTCGCCGCCGGCGCGGGCGCCTTCCGCGTCGAGACGCTTGGCACTCCCCAGATGCTCCAGCGGGGCCTTGAAATCCTGCCGGAGCGGAGCCTGCGGTTTGGCGGCCACACCGTGGCGCTGGGTGTGGGCGCGCTGGGAACCCGGTTCGAGGAGGGCATTTCCCGATGCGGTGAATTCCTGGCGGTGGCCGGCGTGGCCGCGTTTCAGCCCGCGGACGCCTCCAGCCGTCCGGACTACCTGCTGAGCGAGGGGGCGCTCATTCCCGAGGGACACCTGGTGCTGGGGCTGTGCGGTGAGGGGTCCTTCGGGACCCTGATCCGCTTCGAGGCCGCGCCGGAATCCCGGACGGTCGGCCTCGGGGAACTTGCCGGGACGGCGCTGGCCCTCAGCGGCGCCCCGGCGGCGGTGCTCGTGGCGATCAGCGAGACCGCCGGCCTCGTTGGGGCCGCCCTGCGGCAGTCGCCGGCGCCAACCGCAGCATCCTCCGCGAATCGTTTTGGATTTCCCCAGATTCGCGACTGGCTGTCGTTCACGGGCGAGCGGGCCTTCCGTGATTCCGTCTCGCTGATGGTCGGCGTCATCGCCCGGCCCGGTTCCCCTTTCGATCCGTGGCTTCGGCCCCTGGGGGGGGACGCCGCACCGCTCGGTCACGTGCATGCGGCCGTGTTCCCCTACCGTCCGTTGCGCAAGGGCCGTCTCGCGCTCACCCCGTCAGTGACGGCGTTGTTCGAGGGCCAGTCCCTGCAGGCCGTGCTGCACCTCCTGAACGATCCCCGCGGCTTCAACGGGGCCGGCGAGAGCGAATGCTACCGGGGCGCCGTGTGGGTCGCCCCAATCCTCCCATAA
- a CDS encoding ABC transporter substrate-binding protein, which translates to MVRSLRRLLLGMVLIAAAASVLLLSDLGSRVRRDAVPGGPAPGRTMRVALLQHASQSVLDQGREGLLAGLEERGWVPGRNLELKQYNAEGDQSVSQTIAREMSSGGYDLLTTISTVSMQAVANANRSGGTPHVFALVSDPSVSGVGISRDDPLDHPAHLAGFGTMQPIAGAFTLAREMNPALAKVGVVWNAAEANSEAQVKVARRICAELGIELLEATVDNAAAVAEAAGALVARGVDALWMGGDVTVMTAADSMIAVARKARIPAFTVIPPHVKRGALFDLGADYFEVGRQSGHLAAEILEGRSPSTVAITNLMPEMLAINQQALGSLKDGWRVTSAMLERAQLVVDPEGVERPKTKVAAAPPNPTGRKWRIAIVTYVESPPSEETLGGMMDALTRGPLVAGRDYELKLRSAQGDIAALNGIFDAVLTEGADLVVPLSTPALQAAIQKVRTVPIVFSLVANPVVAGAGTSDTDHLPNVTGVSVLSPVAEALTLIQTHFPAYRRFGTLYCPAEANSVDLKESLEALCRQRGLTLECVAVNTSSELSDAALSLVSRPIDAILQISDNLSTAGFNAITRAARQTRKPLISLNSTTLPLGAPLAFGRDYHHAGEVTAWMIERVVRGEPPSKMPFILPPKLFHGASPANAAAVGMALPAALLRELDRVTD; encoded by the coding sequence ATGGTCCGCTCCCTCCGCCGCCTGTTGCTGGGGATGGTGTTGATTGCCGCCGCGGCGTCGGTCCTGCTGCTGTCCGATTTGGGATCACGGGTCCGGCGTGACGCCGTGCCCGGCGGGCCGGCGCCGGGACGGACGATGCGCGTGGCGCTGCTCCAGCACGCCTCCCAGTCGGTGCTGGATCAGGGGCGCGAGGGCCTGCTGGCCGGATTGGAGGAACGCGGATGGGTTCCGGGACGCAACCTGGAGCTCAAGCAGTATAACGCCGAGGGTGACCAGTCGGTCTCGCAGACCATTGCCCGGGAGATGAGCAGCGGGGGGTACGACCTCCTGACCACGATCAGCACGGTTTCGATGCAGGCGGTGGCCAATGCCAACAGGTCGGGTGGGACACCGCATGTTTTTGCGCTGGTCTCCGACCCCTCGGTGTCGGGCGTCGGGATCAGCCGGGACGATCCCCTCGATCATCCCGCGCACCTCGCGGGTTTCGGCACCATGCAGCCGATTGCCGGGGCGTTCACCCTCGCACGGGAGATGAATCCGGCGCTCGCAAAGGTCGGGGTCGTCTGGAACGCCGCCGAGGCCAACTCCGAGGCCCAGGTGAAGGTCGCCCGCCGCATCTGCGCCGAACTCGGGATCGAGCTGCTGGAGGCCACCGTGGACAACGCCGCCGCCGTCGCCGAGGCGGCGGGCGCCCTCGTGGCCCGCGGCGTGGATGCCCTGTGGATGGGCGGGGATGTCACGGTGATGACCGCGGCGGACAGCATGATCGCCGTGGCCCGGAAGGCCCGGATTCCTGCCTTCACCGTCATCCCCCCGCATGTGAAGCGCGGCGCACTGTTTGACCTGGGGGCCGACTATTTCGAGGTCGGCCGGCAGTCCGGACACCTTGCCGCGGAAATCCTGGAGGGGCGGAGCCCATCCACTGTGGCGATCACCAACCTGATGCCGGAGATGCTGGCCATCAATCAGCAGGCCCTCGGATCGCTGAAGGACGGGTGGCGCGTGACGTCCGCGATGCTCGAGCGGGCGCAGTTGGTGGTGGATCCGGAGGGGGTGGAACGGCCGAAGACAAAGGTTGCCGCGGCCCCGCCGAATCCGACGGGTAGGAAGTGGAGGATCGCCATTGTCACTTATGTCGAGTCGCCGCCGTCCGAGGAAACCCTTGGCGGCATGATGGACGCCCTGACCCGCGGTCCCCTGGTCGCGGGCAGGGACTACGAGCTGAAGCTCCGCAGCGCGCAGGGCGACATTGCCGCTCTGAACGGCATTTTCGATGCCGTGCTCACCGAGGGCGCCGACCTCGTGGTGCCGCTCTCCACGCCGGCCCTGCAGGCCGCGATTCAAAAGGTGCGCACGGTGCCCATTGTCTTCTCCCTGGTGGCCAATCCGGTCGTCGCCGGGGCCGGGACCAGCGACACGGACCACCTGCCCAACGTGACCGGCGTCTCGGTGCTCTCGCCGGTTGCGGAGGCCCTCACCCTGATCCAAACCCATTTCCCGGCGTATCGTCGGTTCGGGACGCTTTACTGTCCTGCAGAGGCCAACTCGGTGGACCTCAAGGAATCGCTGGAGGCGTTGTGCCGGCAGCGTGGGCTGACGCTGGAGTGCGTCGCAGTGAACACCTCCAGCGAATTGTCCGACGCCGCCCTGTCATTGGTGTCGCGTCCAATTGACGCCATCCTGCAGATTTCGGACAACCTCAGCACTGCCGGATTCAACGCCATCACCCGTGCGGCGCGCCAGACCCGGAAGCCTCTGATCAGCCTGAACAGCACCACCCTGCCGCTGGGCGCGCCGCTGGCGTTTGGGCGCGACTATCACCACGCGGGTGAGGTGACGGCGTGGATGATCGAGCGGGTCGTTCGCGGCGAACCGCCTTCGAAGATGCCGTTCATCCTGCCGCCAAAGCTCTTCCACGGTGCCAGCCCGGCCAATGCCGCCGCGGTGGGCATGGCCCTGCCCGCCGCCCTGCTCCGGGAACTGGACCGGGTGACCGACTGA
- a CDS encoding LysR family transcriptional regulator, producing MAVEATGPMNASPRFHGFDEPDSFMKNPFDSRQLQAFAILARTGSFTVTAREIFLTQSAVSHSMKALENDAGCRLLDRVGKKVILTQAGEQLLKHAKVVLREMEVARDGIEQLGRWGCGRLRVGATATLCTSLLPAVLREFKESFPHSHIQVEPGDSRNLVTCLEEQRIDLALMLSDAADTRFDRVPLFSDELTFVTDPLHPWAKMGMPLRTEIAGQNLIIYRKSSQTFRMVDAYFRAEDIVLNTVMELGSMEAIKELVKLGLGVSIVAPWVVQRELEERSLVALPLGRRRLRRDWAVTYWRGRRLTLAEETFVGLCRSAVENLRADRTPDPSDHSAAPSAPDPAARSPARLRAAG from the coding sequence ATGGCCGTGGAGGCGACCGGCCCGATGAATGCTTCACCAAGATTCCATGGGTTCGATGAACCGGATTCATTCATGAAAAATCCCTTCGACAGCCGGCAGCTTCAGGCGTTTGCCATCCTTGCCCGCACGGGGAGTTTCACCGTCACCGCCCGGGAGATTTTTCTCACCCAATCCGCAGTCAGCCACTCCATGAAGGCGCTGGAGAATGATGCAGGCTGCCGGCTTTTGGACAGGGTGGGCAAGAAGGTGATCCTCACCCAGGCCGGGGAGCAGTTGCTCAAGCATGCCAAGGTCGTGCTGCGCGAGATGGAAGTGGCGCGCGATGGCATCGAGCAGTTGGGACGCTGGGGATGCGGACGGCTCCGGGTGGGCGCGACGGCCACGCTCTGCACCTCCCTGCTCCCCGCGGTCCTGCGCGAGTTCAAGGAGAGCTTTCCGCACAGCCACATCCAGGTGGAACCCGGTGACAGCCGGAACTTGGTGACGTGTCTGGAAGAACAACGGATTGATCTGGCGTTGATGCTGAGCGATGCCGCGGACACCCGGTTTGACCGGGTGCCCCTGTTCTCGGACGAATTGACATTCGTCACCGACCCGCTCCATCCGTGGGCGAAGATGGGCATGCCGCTGCGGACCGAGATTGCGGGGCAGAATCTGATCATCTACCGCAAGTCATCCCAGACCTTCCGCATGGTGGACGCCTACTTCCGCGCGGAGGACATCGTGCTCAATACGGTGATGGAACTGGGGAGCATGGAGGCCATCAAGGAGCTGGTGAAACTCGGCCTCGGGGTCAGCATTGTGGCGCCCTGGGTGGTGCAGCGGGAGCTGGAAGAACGGTCACTGGTGGCCCTGCCACTGGGACGACGCAGGCTTCGTCGGGACTGGGCGGTGACCTACTGGCGCGGCCGCCGCCTGACGCTGGCGGAGGAGACGTTTGTGGGTCTGTGCCGTTCCGCGGTGGAAAACCTCCGTGCCGACCGGACCCCGGACCCATCCGATCACTCCGCCGCCCCGTCCGCGCCCGATCCGGCCGCCCGATCCCCCGCCCGGCTCCGGGCCGCGGGCTGA
- a CDS encoding RtcB family protein translates to MEIKARDLVAAGWLEGRRLGAALRRARALEAGGMARAPMLVQLEQEFPKQPALIQPRQEPASLAEAIEAATDEEAQNLAAVRARMHELLHVPVVRRGVLMPDACPTGFARASIPVGGGIEVENAILPGAHSADICCSLLATCFPANHPVGELMDQLAKTTHFGAGGRPRGEQWTSPVLEEPVWDNPFLKDLHGRARDFLGTQGDGNHFAFLGRIAFTEAQRVTLAAAGHTELSDWIVRRDGVFHVLVTHHGSRGLGADVYRRGQAAARRWCDENARDIPDAAVWLPYDSPEGRDYWDALRYISRWTRENHAQIHAAFLRRVGQRALVQIGNEHNFVWRRGDAFYHGKGATPAWATDEGRPRMGWIPLNMAREILLVLGTDNERYLSFCPHGAGRNRSRRATLREFQDADGELDAGRVRQAIARETQGLDIRWYSGTPDLSESPIGYKDATRVKAQIAQFGLASVVGEVQPLGCIMAGEAPEPHWVRARREKRAAHRAARRNDQDVIADGIRFE, encoded by the coding sequence ATGGAGATCAAGGCGCGCGATCTTGTGGCCGCTGGCTGGCTTGAGGGGCGGCGGCTGGGTGCCGCCCTGCGACGGGCGCGCGCGCTCGAGGCGGGCGGCATGGCGCGCGCCCCCATGCTGGTCCAACTGGAGCAGGAGTTCCCGAAACAGCCCGCCCTGATCCAGCCCCGTCAGGAGCCGGCCTCCCTGGCGGAGGCCATCGAGGCGGCGACCGATGAAGAAGCACAGAATCTCGCCGCCGTGCGCGCCCGCATGCATGAACTGCTCCATGTGCCCGTGGTGCGGCGCGGCGTGTTGATGCCCGACGCCTGCCCGACCGGATTCGCGCGCGCCTCCATTCCGGTCGGGGGCGGCATCGAGGTCGAGAACGCCATCCTTCCCGGAGCGCATTCGGCCGACATCTGCTGCTCCCTGCTCGCCACCTGCTTCCCGGCAAACCATCCGGTCGGTGAGCTGATGGACCAGCTCGCAAAGACGACGCACTTCGGGGCGGGGGGGCGTCCGCGCGGGGAGCAGTGGACCTCCCCGGTGCTCGAGGAGCCGGTCTGGGACAACCCGTTCCTCAAGGATCTGCACGGCCGGGCCCGCGATTTCCTGGGCACGCAGGGCGATGGCAATCACTTTGCCTTCCTGGGACGCATCGCGTTCACCGAAGCGCAACGTGTCACGCTGGCGGCGGCGGGGCACACCGAGTTGAGCGACTGGATCGTGCGACGCGACGGGGTGTTCCACGTGCTGGTCACGCATCACGGGTCCCGCGGCCTGGGGGCCGACGTGTACCGCCGGGGCCAGGCCGCCGCGCGACGATGGTGCGACGAGAACGCCAGGGACATCCCCGACGCCGCGGTCTGGCTGCCGTACGATTCGCCGGAGGGCCGGGACTACTGGGACGCGCTCCGGTACATTTCCCGCTGGACCCGCGAAAATCACGCGCAGATCCACGCCGCGTTTTTGCGCCGCGTCGGCCAGCGCGCCCTGGTGCAGATCGGCAACGAGCACAACTTCGTCTGGCGGCGCGGCGATGCGTTCTACCACGGCAAGGGCGCGACGCCGGCCTGGGCGACGGACGAGGGACGCCCCCGGATGGGCTGGATCCCGCTCAACATGGCGCGCGAGATTCTGCTAGTGCTGGGCACCGACAACGAACGGTACCTCTCGTTTTGTCCGCACGGCGCCGGACGCAACCGTTCGCGCCGCGCGACGCTGCGGGAGTTTCAGGATGCGGATGGTGAACTCGACGCCGGCCGGGTCCGCCAGGCCATCGCCCGCGAGACGCAGGGCCTGGACATCCGCTGGTATTCCGGCACGCCGGACCTCAGCGAATCGCCCATCGGCTACAAGGACGCGACCCGGGTGAAGGCGCAGATCGCGCAGTTCGGCCTGGCGTCCGTGGTCGGGGAAGTCCAGCCCCTGGGCTGCATTATGGCGGGCGAAGCGCCGGAACCCCACTGGGTCCGCGCCCGCCGGGAGAAGCGCGCCGCACACCGTGCGGCGCGGCGCAACGATCAGGACGTCATTGCCGATGGGATCCGTTTCGAATGA
- a CDS encoding DUF4276 family protein has protein sequence MLHEYEAMVFTEPEAICSVLNAPALRPVFDGIRNRFPNPEDINDGPNTAPSKRLLTAHPAYRKRQHGVEILRSIGLEQIRRTCPHFHQWLGVLETQNASAPGFLLWFIRNGSHRQ, from the coding sequence ATGCTTCATGAATATGAAGCCATGGTCTTCACCGAGCCCGAGGCGATCTGCAGCGTGCTCAATGCCCCGGCGTTGAGACCGGTATTCGACGGTATCCGAAACCGGTTCCCAAACCCCGAGGACATCAACGATGGTCCGAACACTGCCCCGTCGAAACGCCTCCTGACTGCCCATCCCGCCTACCGCAAGCGTCAGCATGGCGTCGAAATTCTTCGAAGCATCGGACTGGAACAGATCCGGAGGACGTGTCCGCATTTTCATCAATGGCTTGGAGTTCTTGAGACCCAAAACGCTTCAGCCCCTGGATTCCTTCTTTGGTTCATTCGAAACGGATCCCATCGGCAATGA